CCGGCCACCGCGCCGTCACTGGTTGCGGGCCCCGAGGACGAAGAGCATGTAGACGAAGCCGGCGAAGAGGTGGCCCACGAAGAGGTAGGCGACGAGCCGGATGACCAGCCCGCGCGGGAACTTGGACTCGATGCGCTTGAGGACGCCCACGGGCTGCTCGGGCGACGGGGTGGGGGGCATGGGTGCGGCTCCTCGGTCAGCGGGGGTTGACGGGGTTCGTGGCCGCCCCGCCGAGGCACAGCCCGGCGAGGCTGCTCTGCAGCAGGGTGTGGACGAACAGGATGTCCGTCCCGGCAGCGCTCGCCGCACCGATCCGGTGCGGGGTGAGCGAGTCGAAGTGCGCGCTGTCGCCCGGCTCCAGCAGGTACTCGGCCTCCCCCAGGTGCAGCCGCAGCGTGCCGGTGAGCACGTACAGCCACTCCTCGCCGGGGTGGACGCGGACCAGCTCGCCCTGCCCGCGGCCGGCCGGGACGTGCACGCGCAGCGCCTGCATGCCGCGGCCGGAGCCGCCGGCCTGCCAGTACGTCCAGCCGTCCGACTCGCGGGCCCCGGGTCCGCCCGCCCTTACGATGGGATCGGCTACGGCCGGGGTCTCGCCGAGCAGCTCGGAGACGGTCGTGCCGTAGGTGCGGGCGAGGCCGAGGAGCAGGGGCAAGGACGGCTGGCGCCGCCCGGTCTCCAGGCGGGACAGGTGTGCGGGCGAGAGCCGGGCCCGGGCGGCGGCGGCTTCCAGCGTCAGTCCGGCGCGGCGGCGCAACTCGCGCAGCTGCGGCGCGACGGCGGGCAGCGCCTCGCCTTCGGCGGGTTCGTCGGC
This Streptomyces sp. NBC_00539 DNA region includes the following protein-coding sequences:
- a CDS encoding DUF6126 family protein, whose amino-acid sequence is MPPTPSPEQPVGVLKRIESKFPRGLVIRLVAYLFVGHLFAGFVYMLFVLGARNQ
- a CDS encoding helix-turn-helix domain-containing protein, with translation MTTGPAPGFETHADADEPAEGEALPAVAPQLRELRRRAGLTLEAAAARARLSPAHLSRLETGRRQPSLPLLLGLARTYGTTVSELLGETPAVADPIVRAGGPGARESDGWTYWQAGGSGRGMQALRVHVPAGRGQGELVRVHPGEEWLYVLTGTLRLHLGEAEYLLEPGDSAHFDSLTPHRIGAASAAGTDILFVHTLLQSSLAGLCLGGAATNPVNPR